A part of Aquibium oceanicum genomic DNA contains:
- a CDS encoding DUF488 family protein, which yields MKHKTLYTVGYEGSSIGDFLATLKAFGIDLLIDVRDVPISRKPGFSKNALSRSLETCDIEYLHLKGLGDPKPGRIAAREGRFDDFRQIFGAHLKSSAAQTDMRRGLDAASQKMACLLCFERDHTHCHRCIVANQMAQYGGFRLVHLGVQSGLKTKIGRGFEHTHDGALAIFG from the coding sequence ATGAAACATAAGACTCTGTACACGGTCGGTTATGAAGGAAGTTCTATCGGCGATTTTCTCGCGACGCTGAAAGCTTTCGGGATCGACCTCTTGATCGATGTGCGTGATGTTCCGATCTCCAGAAAGCCGGGATTCTCAAAAAATGCGCTTTCGCGCTCGTTGGAGACCTGCGATATCGAATACCTGCATCTGAAGGGTCTTGGAGATCCCAAGCCTGGTCGGATCGCTGCGCGCGAAGGGCGCTTCGATGATTTCCGTCAGATTTTTGGAGCGCACCTGAAGTCGTCAGCCGCGCAGACCGACATGCGTCGCGGATTGGATGCTGCCTCGCAGAAGATGGCATGTCTCCTTTGTTTTGAGCGCGATCATACACATTGTCATCGTTGCATCGTCGCCAATCAAATGGCTCAATATGGCGGGTTTCGACTTGTTCACCTCGGAGTTCAAAGCGGCTTGAAGACCAAGATCGGTAGGGGGTTTGAACACACGCATGACGGAGCACTTGCCATCTTCGGGTAA
- a CDS encoding RidA family protein, protein MRRTVVPAALKGVYDNWHFAPAVIANGMIYCSGIIGTSPGGETPGADGLKGAEATLADPDAPLAALAAVKDPEAQFATAFEALKAILAECGAELSDIVEITTYHVDIARHMETFMRVKDRYLKEPWPAWTAIGVSELIVPGGLMEIRAVAVARG, encoded by the coding sequence ATGCGCAGGACGGTGGTACCGGCGGCCCTGAAGGGCGTCTACGACAACTGGCATTTTGCGCCGGCGGTGATCGCCAATGGCATGATCTACTGCTCGGGCATCATCGGCACCAGCCCCGGCGGCGAGACGCCGGGCGCCGACGGGCTGAAGGGCGCCGAGGCGACGCTCGCCGACCCCGATGCGCCGCTGGCTGCGCTGGCGGCAGTGAAGGACCCGGAAGCCCAGTTCGCCACCGCCTTCGAGGCGCTGAAGGCCATTCTGGCCGAGTGTGGCGCGGAGCTATCCGACATCGTCGAGATCACGACCTACCACGTGGACATCGCCCGCCACATGGAGACCTTCATGCGGGTGAAGGACCGGTATCTCAAGGAGCCATGGCCGGCGTGGACGGCGATCGGGGTGAGCGAGCTGATCGTGCCGGGGGGATTGATGGAGATCAGGGCGGTGGCGGTGGCGCGGGGGTGA
- a CDS encoding cryptochrome/photolyase family protein codes for MIRTLRFLLGDQLSRSMSSMDGLDPGRDVVVMAEVGAEATYVRHHKKKIAFLFSAMRHFAEELRAEGVTVDYVRFGEARGPRTLGEALQRAVERHRPDRVVVTEAGEWRLLQAMRDWAETLPCPVEIREDTRFHCSTGDFAEWAETRKGELRMEFFYREMRRRTGYLMRGDRPEGGAWNLDRENRRPLPADIDVPRRPRFEPDATTRTVIDLVAANFPQHFGDLEPFDHPVTRSDALTLLDWFVEHALPLFGDYQDAMRTGEPLLFHSHLSALINCGLLLPAECCRRAEDAYHSGHAPLNAVEGFIRQIVGWREYVRGIYWWKMPAYATANALGADRPLPWFFWSGETDMNCLAQAIGETKANAYAHHIQRLMVIGNFCLLAGLDPREVQEWYLVVYHDAYEWVEMPNVVGMILFADGGLMASKPYAASGSYIDRMSDYCGACRFDVKKRHGPDACPFNYLYWDFLARHRERLGGNRRMRMMYATLDRMKDDDLADMRRSAAAFLSDPR; via the coding sequence ATGATCCGTACCCTGCGTTTTCTCCTCGGCGACCAGCTTTCCCGCTCGATGTCCAGCATGGACGGGCTCGATCCCGGCCGCGACGTCGTGGTGATGGCCGAGGTCGGCGCGGAAGCCACCTATGTCCGCCACCACAAGAAGAAGATCGCCTTCCTCTTCTCGGCCATGCGCCACTTCGCCGAAGAGTTGCGCGCCGAAGGAGTTACGGTGGATTACGTCCGTTTCGGGGAGGCGAGGGGGCCGCGGACGCTGGGCGAGGCGCTGCAGCGCGCCGTGGAACGGCATCGCCCCGACCGGGTGGTGGTGACCGAAGCCGGCGAATGGCGGTTGTTGCAGGCCATGCGCGACTGGGCCGAGACCTTGCCCTGTCCGGTGGAGATCCGGGAGGATACGCGGTTCCATTGTTCCACCGGCGACTTCGCCGAGTGGGCGGAGACACGGAAGGGCGAACTGCGCATGGAGTTCTTCTACCGCGAGATGCGCCGCCGAACAGGCTATCTGATGCGCGGCGACCGGCCGGAGGGCGGCGCCTGGAACCTCGATCGCGAGAACCGCCGGCCGCTGCCCGCCGACATCGACGTGCCGCGACGGCCGCGGTTCGAGCCCGACGCGACGACGCGGACGGTGATCGACCTGGTCGCGGCGAACTTTCCCCAGCACTTCGGCGACCTGGAGCCGTTCGACCATCCCGTCACGCGATCGGATGCGCTCACCCTGCTCGACTGGTTCGTCGAGCATGCCCTGCCGCTGTTCGGCGACTATCAGGATGCGATGCGCACGGGAGAGCCGCTGCTCTTCCATTCGCATCTTTCGGCGCTTATCAATTGCGGCCTGCTGCTCCCCGCCGAGTGCTGCCGGCGTGCCGAAGATGCCTATCATTCTGGCCACGCGCCGCTCAACGCGGTGGAAGGCTTCATCCGCCAGATCGTCGGCTGGCGGGAATACGTGCGCGGCATCTACTGGTGGAAGATGCCCGCCTACGCCACCGCAAACGCGCTCGGCGCCGACCGGCCGCTGCCCTGGTTTTTCTGGTCGGGCGAGACCGACATGAACTGCCTTGCCCAGGCGATCGGCGAGACCAAAGCCAACGCCTATGCGCACCACATCCAGAGGCTCATGGTCATCGGCAATTTCTGTCTCCTCGCGGGACTCGATCCGCGCGAGGTGCAGGAGTGGTATCTCGTCGTCTACCACGACGCCTACGAGTGGGTGGAGATGCCGAACGTGGTCGGAATGATCCTCTTCGCCGACGGCGGCCTGATGGCGTCCAAGCCCTATGCCGCCTCCGGCTCCTACATCGACCGCATGTCGGACTATTGCGGCGCCTGCCGTTTCGACGTGAAGAAGCGGCACGGCCCGGATGCCTGCCCCTTCAACTATCTCTACTGGGATTTCCTGGCGCGTCACCGCGAACGCCTCGGCGGCAACCGGCGCATGCGGATGATGTACGCGACGCTCGATCGCATGAAGGACGACGACCTTGCCGACATGCGCCGTTCCGCCGCGGCCTTCCTGTCCGATCCGCGCTGA
- a CDS encoding efflux RND transporter permease subunit has protein sequence MNWNFSAWSIRNPVPSILLFIVLTALGLISFANLPITRFPNIDIPLVSVVVKDPGVAPSELETQVTKRVEDAVANISGVKNVISTITEGNSQTMVEFRLEVDTQTAVNDVKDAVERIRSALPATSDEPLVNRIDVEGQAILTYAVRAPAMTIEELSWFVDDVVIRDLQGLKGVARVDRYGGVTREIKVEIDPDRLTALGATAGDVNRALRAANVDLTGGNGEFGGRDQTIRTLGGANSIEGLRSLEIPLAGGRRVTLSDIATVTDSWAKPKSFARVNNQTVVSFGIFRGKGESDVEVNERATEAIAELQAEYPDVSIAKVDDSVSYTEGNYDSAMETLVEGAVLAVLVVFLFLRDFRATLVAASALPLSAIPTFWALDLMGFSLNLVSLLGITLVVGILVDDAIVEIENIVRHIKLGKSPYRAALEAADEIGLAVIAISATIMAVFAPVSFMGGVAGQYFKQFGLTVAVAVFFSLLVARLITPMLAAYFLRAHGHEEPNPGFIMRGYMGFLRTSLRFRWLTLLAGIGFFGASMYAIGFLPSGFIPKEDASRIVFSLELPPGTLLEDTRETTDRVTEIMREMPEVENVYVIGGSSPTGSLEPRRATVVADLVHKSEREVKQAEIEETLLTKLAVVPDLRVYFVNDRGQRSLEFGVMGTDGDLLDTTAREIQSAMTQTGKFRAISSNAALDRPEIIVEPDLDRLAQLGISTATLSETLRIATIGDIDANLAKYTVGDRQIPIRVQLNEAARDDLSIVSSLPVQTATGATVPLSSVASISYGQGPSSIQRFNRQRRVVIGADMAPGYEIGEGLALVNALPRVQNLPEGVRVQETGDAEVMGEVFAGFAMAMVTGLMLVLVVLILLFGSVFHSITILGSLPLSIGGVVTALWLTNSAVSMPVVIGILMLMGIVTKNAIMLVDFAIEEVKHGVPRAEAILDACRKRARPIIMTTIAMSAGMIPASMAFGDGGEFRAPMAIAVIGGLLVSTVLSLVFIPSMYTIMDDAALGVSRLFRWAVRPNEKDEPGEDGAHAGNVHALERTAGHDLPIAAE, from the coding sequence ATGAACTGGAACTTCTCCGCCTGGTCGATCCGCAATCCGGTTCCCTCCATCCTCCTCTTCATCGTCTTGACGGCGCTGGGACTGATCAGCTTCGCCAACCTGCCGATCACGCGCTTTCCCAACATCGACATCCCGCTCGTCTCGGTGGTCGTGAAGGACCCCGGCGTGGCCCCGAGCGAACTCGAGACGCAGGTCACCAAGCGCGTCGAGGATGCCGTCGCCAACATCTCGGGCGTCAAGAACGTCATCTCGACGATCACCGAGGGCAATTCGCAGACGATGGTCGAATTCCGCCTCGAGGTGGACACCCAGACCGCCGTCAACGACGTCAAGGATGCCGTCGAGCGCATCCGCTCCGCGCTGCCGGCAACCTCCGACGAGCCGCTCGTCAACCGCATCGACGTCGAAGGCCAGGCGATCCTGACCTACGCGGTACGCGCTCCCGCCATGACCATCGAGGAACTCTCCTGGTTCGTGGACGACGTCGTGATCCGCGATCTCCAGGGGCTGAAGGGCGTGGCCCGCGTCGATCGCTACGGCGGCGTGACGCGCGAGATCAAGGTCGAGATCGATCCGGACCGCCTGACGGCGCTCGGTGCGACGGCCGGCGACGTCAACCGGGCGCTGCGGGCCGCCAACGTCGACCTGACGGGCGGCAACGGCGAGTTCGGCGGCCGCGACCAGACGATTCGCACGCTCGGCGGCGCCAATTCGATCGAAGGCCTGCGCTCGCTGGAAATCCCGCTCGCGGGGGGCCGGCGCGTCACCCTGTCGGACATCGCGACCGTCACCGATTCCTGGGCGAAACCGAAGTCGTTCGCGCGGGTCAACAACCAGACCGTCGTCTCCTTCGGCATCTTCCGCGGCAAGGGCGAGAGCGACGTGGAGGTGAACGAGCGGGCGACGGAGGCGATCGCCGAACTCCAGGCGGAATATCCGGACGTCTCGATCGCCAAGGTCGACGATTCCGTCTCCTACACGGAAGGCAACTACGATTCGGCCATGGAGACGCTCGTCGAGGGCGCGGTGCTTGCCGTGCTCGTCGTCTTCCTGTTCCTGCGCGATTTCCGCGCCACGCTGGTCGCCGCCTCAGCCCTTCCGCTGTCGGCCATCCCGACCTTCTGGGCGCTCGACCTGATGGGCTTCTCGCTCAATCTCGTCAGCCTTCTCGGCATCACGCTGGTGGTCGGCATCCTCGTCGACGACGCCATCGTCGAGATCGAGAACATCGTGCGCCACATCAAGCTCGGCAAGTCGCCATATCGCGCCGCACTCGAGGCGGCCGACGAGATCGGGCTCGCCGTCATTGCGATCTCGGCCACCATCATGGCCGTCTTCGCGCCGGTCTCCTTCATGGGCGGCGTCGCGGGCCAGTACTTCAAGCAGTTCGGCCTCACGGTCGCCGTGGCGGTGTTCTTCTCGCTGCTCGTCGCCCGGCTGATCACGCCCATGCTCGCGGCCTACTTCCTGCGCGCCCACGGCCACGAGGAGCCGAATCCCGGCTTCATCATGCGCGGCTACATGGGTTTCCTGCGCACGTCGCTGCGGTTCCGCTGGCTGACGCTTCTCGCCGGCATCGGCTTCTTCGGGGCGTCGATGTACGCGATCGGCTTCCTGCCGTCGGGCTTCATCCCCAAGGAGGATGCCAGCCGCATCGTCTTCTCGCTCGAACTGCCGCCGGGCACCCTGCTGGAGGACACCCGCGAGACCACCGACCGGGTGACCGAGATCATGCGGGAGATGCCCGAGGTCGAGAATGTCTACGTCATCGGCGGCTCCAGCCCGACCGGTTCGCTCGAGCCGCGCCGCGCCACCGTGGTCGCCGACCTCGTCCACAAGTCGGAGCGCGAGGTGAAGCAGGCCGAGATCGAGGAGACGCTGCTGACCAAGCTCGCCGTCGTGCCGGACCTGCGCGTCTACTTCGTCAACGACCGCGGACAGCGTTCGCTGGAGTTCGGCGTGATGGGCACCGACGGCGATCTGCTGGACACCACGGCGCGCGAGATCCAGAGCGCCATGACCCAGACGGGGAAATTCCGCGCGATCTCGTCCAACGCCGCGCTCGACCGGCCGGAGATCATCGTGGAACCCGATCTCGATCGCCTGGCCCAGCTCGGCATCTCGACCGCGACCCTGTCGGAGACGCTGCGCATCGCCACCATCGGCGACATCGACGCCAATCTTGCCAAGTACACGGTCGGCGACCGCCAGATCCCGATCCGCGTGCAGCTGAACGAGGCGGCGCGCGACGATCTCTCGATCGTCAGTTCGCTGCCGGTGCAGACGGCCACCGGCGCCACCGTGCCGCTCTCTTCGGTCGCGAGCATCAGCTACGGCCAGGGGCCGTCGTCGATCCAGCGCTTCAACCGCCAGCGCCGTGTCGTCATCGGCGCCGACATGGCCCCCGGCTACGAGATCGGCGAGGGCCTCGCGCTGGTCAACGCCCTGCCGCGCGTGCAGAACCTTCCCGAAGGCGTTCGCGTGCAGGAGACGGGCGACGCCGAGGTCATGGGCGAGGTCTTCGCGGGCTTCGCCATGGCAATGGTCACCGGCTTGATGCTGGTTCTGGTCGTGCTGATCCTGCTCTTCGGCTCGGTGTTCCACTCGATCACGATCCTGGGCTCGCTGCCCTTGTCGATCGGCGGCGTGGTGACGGCCCTGTGGCTGACGAACTCGGCGGTCTCGATGCCCGTCGTGATCGGCATCCTCATGCTGATGGGCATCGTCACCAAGAACGCCATCATGCTGGTCGATTTCGCCATCGAGGAGGTGAAGCACGGCGTGCCGCGCGCCGAAGCCATTCTGGACGCCTGCCGCAAGCGCGCGCGCCCGATCATCATGACGACCATCGCCATGTCGGCGGGCATGATCCCGGCTTCGATGGCGTTCGGCGACGGCGGCGAGTTCCGTGCGCCGATGGCGATCGCCGTGATCGGCGGCCTCCTGGTCTCGACGGTCCTGTCGCTGGTCTTCATCCCGTCCATGTACACGATCATGGACGACGCGGCGCTCGGCGTGTCACGGCTCTTCCGCTGGGCCGTGCGGCCCAACGAGAAGGACGAGCCCGGCGAGGATGGCGCGCACGCCGGCAACGTCCACGCCCTGGAACGCACCGCCGGCCACGATCTCCCGATCGCGGCGGAGTAA
- a CDS encoding efflux RND transporter periplasmic adaptor subunit, producing MKTRRVLFSAAAVLLAGAAALGISQDAFTAPEAETSAVAVEGARPPAIRVVPAQRRELVETLEVTGSVVPREEAAVGIDLSGMIVLELHADQGDMVKKGDLLAVLDKAMLETQRAQVVANRAQAEASIAQVRAQITDAEIGVRQADEGLERARRLQEKGIAAQSQLDNAVNAYDSAQAKLVSAQKALAASEAQLGVIDAQMRNIDLQIEKTEVKAPADGLILARNATLGGIVGASVGPLFRIAIDGQLELAADVPETVLPRLSAGLKANVRLPGMDEAIPAEIRMIEPEVDQKLRMGTIRIALSAEENVRAGNFARGSIELLRREGVAVPSTALVYRGSDGFLQRLDGDDKVSTVPVVLGARADGYVEILEGLAEGDEVVSRAGTFVADGDAITPVRGDRTGAVSQ from the coding sequence ATGAAGACCAGACGGGTCCTTTTTTCCGCCGCGGCGGTGCTCCTAGCCGGAGCCGCGGCACTCGGCATCTCCCAGGATGCCTTCACCGCGCCGGAGGCCGAGACGTCGGCCGTCGCGGTCGAGGGCGCGCGTCCCCCCGCGATCCGCGTCGTGCCGGCGCAGCGCCGCGAACTGGTGGAGACACTTGAGGTGACCGGCAGCGTTGTGCCGCGCGAGGAAGCCGCGGTCGGCATCGACCTTTCCGGCATGATCGTGCTGGAACTCCATGCCGACCAGGGCGACATGGTGAAGAAGGGCGACCTTCTCGCCGTGCTCGACAAGGCCATGCTGGAAACGCAGCGCGCCCAGGTCGTGGCCAACCGCGCCCAGGCGGAAGCGAGCATCGCGCAGGTCCGTGCCCAGATCACCGATGCCGAGATCGGCGTGCGCCAGGCCGACGAAGGGCTGGAACGCGCCCGCCGCTTGCAGGAAAAAGGCATCGCGGCGCAGTCGCAACTCGACAATGCCGTCAATGCCTATGACAGCGCGCAGGCCAAGCTCGTCTCGGCGCAGAAGGCGCTTGCCGCGTCCGAGGCCCAGCTCGGCGTCATCGATGCGCAGATGCGCAACATCGATCTCCAGATCGAGAAGACCGAGGTCAAGGCGCCGGCGGACGGGCTCATCCTGGCCCGAAACGCCACGCTCGGCGGCATCGTCGGGGCGAGCGTCGGGCCGCTGTTCCGCATCGCCATCGACGGCCAGCTCGAGCTCGCGGCCGACGTGCCCGAAACCGTCCTGCCGCGCCTTTCGGCCGGGCTCAAGGCGAACGTGCGCCTGCCCGGCATGGACGAAGCGATCCCCGCCGAGATCCGCATGATCGAGCCCGAAGTCGACCAGAAACTGCGCATGGGCACGATCCGCATCGCGCTCTCCGCCGAGGAGAACGTGCGGGCCGGCAATTTCGCCCGCGGCAGCATCGAGCTGTTGCGGCGCGAGGGCGTCGCGGTGCCGTCCACCGCGCTTGTCTACCGCGGCAGCGATGGCTTCCTGCAGCGCCTGGATGGCGACGACAAGGTATCGACCGTCCCCGTGGTGCTCGGCGCCCGGGCCGACGGCTACGTCGAGATCCTGGAAGGGCTCGCCGAAGGCGACGAAGTCGTCTCCCGTGCCGGCACCTTCGTGGCCGACGGCGACGCGATCACGCCCGTGCGGGGCGACCGGACGGGAGCCGTCTCACAATGA
- a CDS encoding TetR/AcrR family transcriptional regulator, which translates to MPYTQPLVVEPEGEAVEAPMTRAERRDQQVMRILDAAKSCFVRSGFQGASMHQICAELGMSPGALYRYFPSKEAIIEAITEADRSHEAEMFAAMGENPNVIDGFVNAAMGHLRYIHESGNAPLFTEIRAESMRNEAIQFTCHQSMGEVQSSFRDYFEAAISRGEIDPCVELETILPVLMAIGEGLAINDLPSKGVSLDRVEALMRVTMEAIFRPKRKLHETA; encoded by the coding sequence ATGCCCTACACGCAGCCACTCGTGGTCGAGCCGGAAGGCGAGGCCGTCGAGGCGCCCATGACGCGCGCGGAACGCCGCGACCAGCAGGTGATGCGCATTCTCGATGCCGCCAAGTCCTGCTTCGTGCGCTCCGGCTTCCAGGGTGCCTCGATGCATCAGATCTGCGCCGAGCTCGGCATGAGCCCCGGCGCGCTCTACCGGTACTTCCCGTCCAAGGAAGCAATCATCGAGGCGATCACGGAAGCCGACCGCAGCCACGAGGCCGAGATGTTCGCCGCCATGGGCGAGAACCCGAACGTGATTGACGGCTTCGTCAACGCCGCGATGGGGCACCTCCGCTACATCCACGAAAGCGGCAATGCGCCGTTGTTTACCGAGATCCGCGCCGAATCCATGCGCAACGAGGCGATCCAGTTCACCTGCCACCAGTCGATGGGCGAGGTGCAGTCCAGCTTCCGCGACTACTTCGAAGCCGCGATAAGTCGCGGCGAGATCGATCCCTGTGTCGAACTCGAGACGATCCTCCCGGTCCTCATGGCGATCGGCGAAGGGCTGGCGATCAACGACCTTCCTTCGAAAGGAGTGTCGCTCGACCGCGTCGAGGCGCTGATGCGCGTGACGATGGAAGCGATCTTTCGACCGAAACGCAAGCTTCACGAAACGGCCTGA